Genomic window (Pyrus communis chromosome 13, drPyrComm1.1, whole genome shotgun sequence):
GTCTTTGAACCATCTTTGGAGTCTTCCAAATTGCTCCTATCAGCCTGACCTACTAGGCCCTTCTGTTTTTGCCCATCCAACTTCCCACCAATAGAAGAGTCTACCTTTCCCCTCTTAGAACTGACGTTCGTTATATCTGTGCCAAAAGCTCTCTTCTTAGTCTCCTGAGGAACCTCCTCTTTTCCTCTCAATCCCAACCACTTAAATGCAGGCTTCCTCGTGTCTGACGTGTGGGTCTGCACATTTTTGCATAAGAAGAAAAACATTTATCTTGACCAAATAATGTTACATGTTAACAAAAGTTGAATTCTGAATTCGGaagtttaatttctttcttctaTTGAGGAttcaaattagtgtttttaccTTCTCAATGAGGTTCATGGACGACAAAACATTCGCAATATCATAAATCCGCCTTACCTTTGCTGCTTTATCAAGTTTTGAACAAAAGTTAGTCAATAGTTTCTGCTCCATTATAACATATGATCAGGAataaagaaaaccaagtgtAAATTTCTTACTTCTCATCATTGATGCATTGTGTGCATCTCCAAGCAGTAATTTGGCAGCTTCATCAAGGGAAATCGTTTCAACCTACAAGTTCATGCAGTAAAATCAATTATGGCCCAAACTTACGCTAAACCCAAATCACAGTTTTATAAAATAAGCAAGTTGTTATCCATTATTTCACTCACAGTTGAGCACACAAAGAGCTTCACAAAATTCTGCGTAAGAAGCGCCAGCGACTTTTCCCTTCTATTATCTGCTTAACAACAAATAAAAAGTAAGAGTCTTTAGGACATCACCAAACTTACCATTCAAAGTAATTGAATATCCCCCTATAACTTAGCCCAAAGCACCGAACAAGATTGAAAACACCGAAAACAAGGCTTACCTGATTTTGGGTTCATAGGTTTAAGATTGAGAGTAGGGTTGTTGTTTTCATTCTGCTGACTCCCACATCTTTCTGCATCATCCTCGTCGTCTGAAATTTGATAACCCTGCGagaaaaagtgaaaattttaGAATTCTGGATTCAAAAACCTTATTTTGAAGAGATGAACAGCTCAATATAGAAAACCCCCCAAAAGACTTACATTTGGATCTTCGTTGCCGTCAAAGTTACAAATATTCTCTCTCAGACCCTCTTCCTATTACACAATAAAATCACCAAATCAGTACTAAgttcaaacaaattcaagaaaCGAACACCAAAATTAAGGAGAACATTGGATCAATCTGAATCTCAATGATGAATTGTGAGAGATAAATACCCTTAGCTGTTGCAGGGCATTAGGAATCGCCTTAAATCCTTTCCAAGAATACTGGTTCTTTGCCTTTCGAGCAAGAACCTGGAAATTAAAATCAACCTAATGAATAAATCGATATTCAAAAAACCGaaacaaattgaaacaaaagTACCAAGAAAGGAAAGAGAGAAACTGACCCCAACGCTCTCCAGGACGTTGACAATATCGTAGATCCTCCGCCTCTCAACACCTGAAAGTCGAGAAACCATTAGATCCGATGAAATGAATACAATGAGGTGCGAAGGGATCGGAGATTGGGGAAAGATCGAGACCTAGTCGCGAAGCCGCGTCGTCAAGGCCGATTGAAGTCACGCCGTCACGGTTGTACAGGACGATGAAACTACGCGattagaaagaaaggaagaattaGAGCGAGagaaaatcaaagaatcaagaaaattgcagacagagag
Coding sequences:
- the LOC137713952 gene encoding E2F transcription factor-like E2FE codes for the protein MTAPPPPSPATEQPPDPASTGPSARNHRYSRKQKSLGLLCSNFIVLYNRDGVTSIGLDDAASRLGVERRRIYDIVNVLESVGVLARKAKNQYSWKGFKAIPNALQQLREEGLRENICNFDGNEDPNGYQISDDEDDAERCGSQQNENNNPTLNLKPMNPKSDNRREKSLALLTQNFVKLFVCSTVETISLDEAAKLLLGDAHNASMMRTKVRRIYDIANVLSSMNLIEKTHTSDTRKPAFKWLGLRGKEEVPQETKKRAFGTDITNVSSKRGKVDSSIGGKLDGQKQKGLVGQADRSNLEDSKDGSKTYQFGPFAPVTIARAGTENTRKVHDWEKLTSTYCPQYQNQALKDLFSHYMEAWKTWYSEVAGKNPIQIS